From one Cucurbita pepo subsp. pepo cultivar mu-cu-16 chromosome LG17, ASM280686v2, whole genome shotgun sequence genomic stretch:
- the LOC111778863 gene encoding crocetin glucosyltransferase, chloroplastic-like codes for MAQSHPHVLFVALATHGHFNPGLHLANTLSHGGVNVTFATSSSVRHRLPKLPSSPNLYFSFFSDGQDDGFKLGNDVVPFLSQFERQASIAIRQTILKSKANGKPFSFVVYSLLTPWMAEVARSFDLPSALFWNQSAAVFAIYYHFFNGYKDIIGNAFSHPSIKIHLPGLPLLDSKQLPSLCNPANSNSFVLKLYETHFHVIKQEPHLKILINTFDDLEHDVLRAISVELIPIGPVLPSLSFFHPTNSMDLKPYIGWLNSKPKSSVVYVSFGSIAAVSTAQLEEIARGLLDSKLPFLWVMRKRSDGDEGDLVSCREELVAKGKIVTWCSQLEVLLHPSVGCFLTHCGWNSSLESIACGVSVVAFPQWTDQSTNARIIEESSKSGVRLRMNDDGIVERGEIKKCLDLVMGDGVEGESLRRNALKWKDLANHATTKGGSSNANVSSFLDFVCNGGNC; via the coding sequence ATGGCACAATCACACCCACATGTGCTCTTCGTAGCATTAGCCACCCACGGCCACTTCAATCCAGGCCTTCACTTAGCCAACACCCTCTCTCACGGCGGCGTTAATGTAACCTTCGCCACCTCCTCCTCCGTCCGCCACCGTCTCCCCAAACTTCCCTCCTCCCCAAACCTCtacttctccttcttctccgACGGCCAAGACGACGGCTTTAAGCTCGGTAACGACGTCGTTCCATTCCTCTCACAATTCGAGCGCCAAGCCTCCATAGCCATCCGACAAACCATCCTCAAATCCAAAGCTAATGGAAAGCCcttctcttttgttgtttACTCTTTGTTAACTCCATGGATGGCGGAAGTGGCTCGTTCATTTGATCTCCCTTCCGCTCTCTTTTGGAACCAATCCGCCGCCGTTTTTGCAATTTATTATCACTTCTTCAATGGCTATAAAGACATTATTGGAAACGCTTTCTCCCATCCTTCTATTAAAATTCACTTACCCGGGCTTCCTTTGTTGGACTCTAAACAACTTCCCTCTCTATGCAACCCGGCAAACTCCAACTCTTTTGTCCTTAAACTCTACGAAACACACTTCCATGTCATCAAACAAGAACCccatttgaagattttaatCAACACGTTTGATGATTTGGAGCACGATGTTTTGAGAGCGATTAGTGTTGAATTGATCCCAATTGGGCCTGTGTtgccttctctttctttctttcacccTACCAATTCTATGGATTTGAAACCCTACATTGGGTGGCTGAATTCCAAACCCAAATCCTCGGTTGTGTACGTGTCGTTCGGGAGCATTGCGGCGGTGTCGACGGCTCAATTGGAGGAGATAGCTAGAGGGTTATTGGATTCAAAGCTGCCATTTTTATGGGTGATGAGGAAAAGGAGCGATGGTGATGAAGGGGATTTAGTGAGCTGCCGAGAAGAGCTGGTGGCTAAAGGGAAGATAGTTACGTGGTGTTCGCAACTTGAGGTGTTGTTGCATCCATCGGTTGGGTGTTTCTTGACGCATTGTGGTTGGAATTCTTCGTTGGAGAGCATTGCTTGTGGTGTGTCGGTGGTGGCGTTTCCGCAATGGACGGATCAATCCACCAATGCGAGGATCATTGAGGAGTCGTCTAAGAGTGGAGTGAGGTTGAGAATGAATGATGATGGGATTGTTGAGAGGGGAGAGATTAAGAAATGCTTGGACCTTGTCATGGGCGATGGTGTTGAGGGGGAGAGTTTGAGAAGGAATGCTTTAAAATGGAAGGACTTGGCCAACCATGCCACCACTAAGGGAGGTTCTTCCAATGCCAACGTTAGCTcgtttcttgattttgtgtGTAATGGTGGCAACTGTTAA
- the LOC111779082 gene encoding uncharacterized protein LOC111779082 produces the protein MGRRNWYDSIIWVVFFCLLMLISCSVSFKDADSLGGFVHKYTNNALSKPRTGVVYNITLPSNFSGIEVSYVRLMSISFWVSGENLSWISIPPRITPIPYVKRIAIVFENLGNWSSSFYQVPGYTLVAPVLGFTFYDSTSNSSTLTNRKLNLFFMGRQPILVRFPEVKLGEMDVKKKLQCVKFGDGGGFELKNMTKPRLCSVTDYGHFSLVVPNSSMEKKKKKKKKKKKKVWEWWVVGFGCGLVGLALVGLVLMAVLRFVRRKNIKDMEKVSDRGESFGTVWIGKSRLPSASVVRTQPALENSYIP, from the coding sequence ATGGGAAGGAGAAACTGGTACGATTCTATCATCTGGGTGgtgttcttttgtttattgatGTTGATTTCATGCTCTGTTTCGTTTAAAGATGCCGATTCTCTTGGTGGGTTTGTTCATAAATATACGAATAATGCTCTGTCAAAACCTAGAACAGGGGTTGTTTATAACATCACTCTGCCTTCAAATTTTTCGGGGATTGAAGTTTCTTATGTTAGATTGATGAGTATTAGTTTCTGGGTTAGTGGAGAAAATTTGAGTTGGATATCCATTCCGCCAAGAATCACTCCAATCCCTTATGTAAAGAGAATAGCCATAGTTTTTGAGAATTTGGGGAATTGGTCTTCAAGTTTCTATCAAGTTCCTGGTTATACTCTTGTTGCCCCTGTTCTTGGCTTCACTTTTTATGATTCCACTTCAAATTCCAGCACATTAACCAATCGAAAACTGAATTTGTTCTTCATGGGAAGACAACCCATTTTGGTGAGGTTTCCTGAAGTGAAATTGGGAGAAATGgatgtgaagaagaagctacAATGTGTGAAATTTGGAGATGGTGGGGGTTTTGAATTGAAGAACATGACAAAGCCAAGGTTGTGTTCTGTCACTGATTATGGCCATTTTTCTCTTGTTGTTCCAAATTCTtcaatggagaagaagaagaagaagaagaagaagaagaagaagaaggtgtGGGAATGGTGGGTGGTTGGGTTTGGATGTGGTCTGGTTGGGTTAGCTTTGGTGGGTTTAGTTTTAATGGCGGTTTTGAGGTTTGTGAGGAGGAAGAACATTAAGGATATGGAGAAGGTGTCTGACAGAGGAGAGAGTTTCGGTACAGTTTGGATCGGGAAAAGTAGACTGCCTTCTGCATCAGTGGTAAGAACACAACCCGCTCTTGAAAATAGTTACATTccttga